A stretch of the Malus sylvestris chromosome 10, drMalSylv7.2, whole genome shotgun sequence genome encodes the following:
- the LOC126587822 gene encoding uncharacterized protein LOC126587822 isoform X3: MFDTEEERNLSPIIALQKAYLAPELMLRAKHYTDAVDSWVCGCIIAEMCTGKRLFPHIGDKHDVDPYLCGIARVLGTITTEKWPTANQLPLWPACLPQHPEGLLAYDPGKRMKNHPFFEEN; this comes from the exons ATGTTTGATaccgaagaagaaagaaatttgAGCCCTATCATCGCTCTCCAAAAGGCCTACTTGGCACCGGAGCTAATGCTTCGTGCCAAGCACTACACTGACGCAGTTGATTCTTGGGTGTGTGGGTGCATAATAG CTGAGATGTGCACAGGCAAGAGGTTGTTCCCTCACATCGGAGACAAACACGATGTCGATCCGTACTTGTGTGGGATTGCCAG AGTTTTGGGAACCATCACCACAGAGAAATGGCCAACAGCGAACCAGCTACCTCTGTGGCCGGCTTGTCTGCCGCAGCATCCAGAG GGTTTACTAGCCTATGATCCTGGTAAGAGAATGAAGAACCATCCCTTCTTTGAAGAAAATTAG